Proteins encoded within one genomic window of Gammaproteobacteria bacterium:
- a CDS encoding DUF1640 domain-containing protein: protein MAMDTLAYAKRLKQAGFDQAQAEALAEGLRDATTATLATKQDLAELETRLTRLMLIQGAAVVTLVVTLVKLL, encoded by the coding sequence TTGGCGATGGATACTCTCGCGTACGCTAAACGACTGAAACAGGCCGGTTTCGACCAAGCTCAGGCCGAAGCACTGGCCGAGGGTTTGCGCGATGCCACCACCGCGACGCTCGCAACCAAGCAAGACTTAGCCGAGCTCGAGACCCGGCTCACTCGACTGATGCTGATCCAAGGAGCGGCGGTCGTCACGCTCGTGGTGACGCTGGTCAAGCTGTTGTAA
- a CDS encoding M48 family metallopeptidase produces MVSRLKLGDVVMEVMFKDIKNVHLGVYPPAGSVRISAPARMNIDTIRIFAISKLSWIKQQQQKFQEQDRETSREYLERESHYVWGKRYLLTISECDGPPAIELKHSRMLLRVRPEASADMKQAIVAQWYRAQIRTAVPDLVAKLEPTMGVKVSTVFVQKMKTKWGSCNPINHSIRLNTELAKKPAECLEYVIVHEMAHLLEPTHNARFIALMDRCMPNWQQYRSQLNQLPVCYERWR; encoded by the coding sequence ATGGTGTCGCGGCTAAAGCTGGGCGACGTCGTGATGGAGGTGATGTTTAAGGACATCAAGAATGTTCATTTAGGTGTCTACCCTCCAGCGGGCAGTGTGCGGATTTCGGCCCCTGCACGCATGAATATCGATACCATACGAATCTTTGCAATATCGAAACTGAGCTGGATCAAACAACAACAACAGAAATTTCAGGAACAGGATCGCGAGACGTCACGCGAGTATCTTGAGCGCGAGAGCCACTACGTGTGGGGCAAGCGTTATCTGCTTACGATCAGCGAGTGCGATGGACCGCCAGCGATCGAGCTGAAACACAGCCGCATGCTATTGCGGGTCCGTCCTGAAGCCAGTGCGGACATGAAGCAGGCGATCGTCGCCCAGTGGTATCGCGCTCAAATCAGGACTGCAGTGCCTGATCTGGTCGCAAAGCTCGAGCCGACGATGGGCGTGAAGGTCAGTACAGTCTTCGTACAAAAGATGAAGACGAAATGGGGAAGCTGCAATCCGATAAATCACAGCATCCGTCTCAATACCGAACTTGCCAAAAAACCGGCTGAATGCCTCGAATACGTTATCGTCCACGAAATGGCGCATCTGCTGGAGCCGACACACAACGCCCGCTTTATCGCTCTTATGGATCGATGCATGCCAAACTGGCAGCAATACCGAAGTCAACTTAATCAGTTACCGGTGTGTTACGAACGGTGGCGGTGA